One window of Myxocyprinus asiaticus isolate MX2 ecotype Aquarium Trade chromosome 4, UBuf_Myxa_2, whole genome shotgun sequence genomic DNA carries:
- the LOC127440091 gene encoding annexin A1-like, with amino-acid sequence MHFVPTLTDFTGEQLFIATKHKMAFFQKFLEEISNDDRTRGYKGGPAETAYFGTVKADPNFNAQNDAAKLKKAIETKGVDEATIVEVMAKRSNAQRQQIKAAYQQSAGKPLADDLKKALKSDFEEVVLALLMTPPEYDAFEMKRAMKNLGTNEAVLSEILGTRSNKEITAMKNTFKEVYGELLEEDIKSETKGHLETALVVLCKATRSEDSNIDEELAKSDAKALFEAGEHRVGTVCSVLIDVLTSRSDAQLCKIFKYYGQYSKQNFAKALEGELHGSLEDCLMTLVKSAWNKPAYFAEKLHLAMKGLGTNTDTLTRIIVSRSEIDLLKIIQEYKRIYGKTLQEDILKETSGDYEKILLALCGTQ; translated from the exons ATGCACTTCGTACCAACTCTTACAGACTTCACAGGGGAACAG CTCTTTATAGCTACAAAGCACAAGATGGCATTCTTCCAGAAATTTCTTGAGGAAATCAGTAATGATGACAGGACCAGG GGTTATAAAGGTGGTCCTGCTGAGACAGCATACTTTGGAACAGTCAAGGCTGATCCTAACTTTAATGCCCAGAATGATGCTGCAAAGTTGAAGAAAGCCATTGAGACCAAAG GTGTGGATGAAGCCACTATTGTGGAGGTGATGGCAAAAAGGAGCAATGCACAGAGACAACAAATCAAAGCAGCTTATCAGCAGAGTGCAGGAAAA CCTCTAGCAGATGATTTGAAAAAGGCCCTGAAGTCAGATTTTGAGGAGGTGGTCCTTGCCTTGTTGATGACACCACCTGAGTATGATGCTTTTGAAATGAAAAGAGCCATGAAG AATCTTGGGACAAATGAGGCTGTCTTAAGTGAAATTCTGGGGACCAGATCAAACAAGGAGATCACAGCAATGAAGAATACTTTCAAAGAAG TGTATGGAGAGCTGCTGGAGGAAgatattaaaagtgaaactaaaggACATCTTGAGACTGCATTGGTTGTCCTTTGCAAG GCTACCAGGAGTGAAGATTCAAACATTGATGAAGAACTGGCTAAGAGTGATGCAAAG GCTCTGTTTGAGGCAGGAGAGCATCGTGTTGGCACTGTGTGCTCTGTCCTGATTGACGTCCTCACATCCAGGAGCGATGCTCAGTTGTGCAAAA TTTTTAAGTATTACGGCCAATACAGCAAGCAGAATTTTGCTAAAGCCCTGGAGGGTGAGCTGCATGGAAGCCTTGAGGACTGTCTGATGACTCTAG TGAAATCTGCTTGGAACAAACCTGCCTACTTTGCAGAAAAGCTCCACCTGGCTATGAAG GGATTAGGAACCAACACTGACACACTGACTAGAATCATTGTGAGCCGTTCAGAAATCGACCTGCTGAAAATTATTCAAGAGTACAAGAGGATATACGGCAAAACCCTTCAAGAAGACATTCTG AAGGAAACTAGTGGAGACTATGAGAAGATTCTGCTGGCTCTCTGTGGCACTCAATAA